The genomic interval ctttgGGATCTTTTTGTTAAAGAGTTTTTTCGGATAGGTTGAGATATtacacattaattaaatataactgtaaaataattttaattgataaatattttcttttataattaaAGTATCAAATATAACCTCAGATAATTTATCAAAATTAAAGTCTCTAATACACATAATAGGAATATAATCTATAAAATTgggtataaattaaaaaataataaaagagataaaaattaaaatagaaaatgcaAAATAGGTATAAaacgtaattttttttttgggcctGATGGGAAGTCTTAGGCGTGGATCCCTACTGACCCACTGTTGAACCGACCCTGCTATAATGGGCCCAGGAATGACGCTGGcccctaaaaaaaatatatttgatatattgattaaaggggtaagttgaaaaatgcctcttttattcatcaattaatcaaatttacctctaattttatatttatttgatacatacctctttttatatgtattgtaccaaaaatacccttacataagagaatcacatggagagtatcttgaagtgacaggggtaaaattggtacaatgtttaaaaaagaggtaaaaatgatagattttaaaaaaaaaggtaaaaataaaagaagacaatataaaaaaggtatagAATGTAATTTCCTCTTGATTAAATTTAgggaaacttaaaaaaaataaaaaaaatattgaaatttgggttaacttttacaaaaatactgtcacacagaatttttttcaaaaatactgtgtttttgtaaaacaccagtaaaacacaaagcagaacaactcaaaacaatagtagaacaccagtaaaacacaagtagaacaccagtgaaaacttaacacagcattgcagtatgaaacttataaaaaaatacagtaaaaaagtaaaaaataccgcttgacagtatttttgtaaaaaaatgataaaagttagtataccatctAAATTTCTCTTAAATTTATGTGTAATGCAAAGTTAATTTTGTTAATCGATAAAACTAAAAGAgtgaataattataataagtgATACACAATACTGccgtgatttaaataaaaaataaaaaattgataaatctGCAAAATGATTTCCCAactagcatatatatatatgtccactatatatatatatagctcagTAAGTCATCGACTATAGGAGTGTCTCTTCCAACTTAAAGATTTTGAGAAAAAGGCTGTTCttaggaggcgtttggttgggaggaatgaaaatataggaataggaatgggaatgggaatgggaataggaatggaatggaataaaatttaaaatggataaaaaaaattgataaaaaaataattaaattttttttcttgttacattggaatggtcattccttcctttttaaaatggaatagccattccaccaaaatggtggaaagagcattccattggaatgtcattccaatactttaaaatgcaaccaaacaaaggaatggaatgaaaattatttcctttccattccattccatttcattacctccaaccaaacgctacCTTAGTTCTTACTGCATAGGTACCCTTTCTTCTCTTCCCATCTCTTCAATTTTCCACACATCTTCTATTGATTAATTAACTCAATATTCATAATCACATATATCTAATAATTAATCTCTTCATTAATTAGGCCATGAACTATATACATCATACGTAATCTTGAATTAATcttctttttaattattttctcaagaaatgtatatatattcttGAATTTTCAATCTGATTTTTTGTATATGATCTTGGGTGATTTTCTCAGCAAGAAGTACTGTGTTACTCAAGAATCATGGTGAATAATTTTAGGTTGTTCCCTGATCAGCAACAGAAGAAGTTACGTCTTCAAGAGCTTACAAGAATGATAACTGAATCAATGGTTGCTATAGATGATTCCATTGAGAAAATAAATCTGAAATTGAATCCTAATAACCCTGTTGATGTTAGAGCTCAATCTTGGAATGCAGAGGAAAAAATGAAGATATACACGTAAGTAAATCTATctctaatattaattaatttgttttcatttttcaaatattattagtataaatttcttttttctttaataatttCTTTCATTTGTTGTATACGTATAGAATGGTTTACACCATTCTCAGCTCCAATGAGGTAAAGGGCTCTCTTTCTTTCGCAATAGATGAGTATTATGATAAATTTGGGAGGACACTGAGGCAAAGGATTTCAAAATATGTAAGCTTAAttataatttgattttttttttttacaaaaaatattaaaataaattcatgtttagatttagttaaattattattattattatttatataattaatttggtgCAGGTGATTCCTTCATTGGAAAATCATAAGTTTGGGGAAGAATTATTGTTTATGAGTGAAGTTGCTAAGCAATGGACACAAATGGATGAATACAGAAGAAATCtccatattatatttttacatcCTGAGAAAATGGTAAGGGAGAGTTTGGGGATCTTCAAACCTTTATTGGTTGATATTTGCAAAGCCAATTTCTGTGACATGGTATGTTATAattccaattattattattgattttgttttatattatttaagtaACAGTTCtcctattaatttattttttttgttaatttcaggTTTGGGACAAATTCCACAATGAAATCGACCTTTCAGTAACTAAGATGGTATACTTTAATTATTCTTGATTAAGTTTTGTATACATAATATATGTAATAAGACAATAATAAAGGGtatatatgtattatgtatTGCAGATGGAATCAGGAGTGTTTGACAATGAAAGTAATAATATTCCACTGAAGGAGGAAATGGTCAAATTCTTGAATGAGATGAAGAAAGtgtctaataaaaaattgaagaagactTTGAACATTGTCAAATTGGAGTAGTAGAAGTACTAAGCTACAACTTCTATAATAACATCATTCATTAATGTTGCTGATTTCATTATATAGTATTCTTTTGTTGTTTAGTTTTGGGATTTTGATTAGTTGTTTTTGGATTTATTTGTTTGGTTGATTTTGGATTTTGTTAATTGTTACTATATACAAACTCATGGAATATCATTTGCTTTTTTGAATGAGGATATTAATTGGTTATTTCTATGGGTGCAacataaaaaatgatatttttatttttgaaatgtaaTTGATTCAAATCAAATAATTGCCAAAGAAATAAAATGtctttttttgatttttcactAACATCGATATTGACAatctttcaagaaaaaaaaatggtaagttaaaaaaaaatcactaataCACTAATAGCATAATAgcatgtttactaataagtaatggAAATTAATAGTAAGATAATCATTCTTTTACATTTGTTTActtacattattaaaattaggaaaATGAGAACTTCCCCACCAATTTTATAAAGAATGCTAAGGGTaatgaattttaattatttttattttattttttaatattaaatatatataatgacaattttatcctttaaaatatgtcttacaaaataactaccatataatatagtttaactcaaaagggtaatttagtcaatttaagcattccgattacgtttcctaataaagtaaacaagataaatcactaTCATTCAATTTCCAAAAAtgtttagtaaacaacatattacaaatattgattccgattatttttcattttctccGTTACATTTCTCCTCTAATTTATTCCGATTCTGAATACTGTATAGTAAACGTGTCATAAATTATTAATGTTTTAAGAGAGGTTAAAACATGTCGTATGATGAGGTAGATGTCGTACGAATAAACTCCACAAATAAACCCGAGCCCAGAGCAGAGCCCTAGCTTAGCTCCAGCTTCAGCTATCCGCGTCCATCCATGGATCCCAAGTACGGAATCAAATCATGTATTAATCTCCATCACCATCACCATCACCATCACCACCACCATCACCATCACCATCATCATTTCCACCACCATCATCATCACAATCAATTATTCTTCTTGCCtcatcaccaccaccaccactgcCACCGCCATGTATTCCCTAATTGTGCTTCTTTACCCAAAACCCTAGAACCTTTGGGTTCCCATGTTCATATCCCCAATAATGATATAGTGGAGGCTTCAGAAAATGGAGGAGTAGTCGTAGATTCTTCTCCTCGGTAAGATTCTTGCATTCTTGAATTGTAGGAATATGATGAACAAACTTGAAATTGAGTTATTACTGATTTTGAATTATGAACAGGGTGTTGCAGGAGGAAGAGGATTATGGGttagaagaagaggaagaagatgagCTTATTTTTGTGATGACTGATGAGTGGAGGGACTTCTTTGCAAAATCTGAAGCTAAGAGGAAATTAGGTAACCTACCTCCTTCTTTTTCTTATTCTAAATACCATTTCTTttcttaattagtttttaaggtaaataatattttctatttttacattggatttctattttattaaataacaatacaaattttatatttttaaaatagttcaaaaaaaatctttaatttaatatttcgtttattttttttaataaataagcaCATTCATAACACGAACAATTTTTTCAAAAGAAGAAAATGTAATCAATATTCTAATAACATCTCTAgtctacatattattattaaaatttaatttgatgttttgcaaaatagtatttacctaacttttattatgtattaaaatactattttttatgtACTAAAATTTTGTTATGTTGCTGTTGTCTTGACAGAGAAAAAACAAGCTAAGAAGGGGAAAAAGTGAAGAATTATATCCAAAGTTGAAAGCTTTTTGGAAGAAAGCTGTTCAAtggatattttgtcctttttttttttgaataaatgatattttgtccttttaaATTGTCAAGACCTGTGCCAAATATATTCCTCTGAATTTGCAAAATTGATTCTCATGATGGGATTTCTAAGAGTGTTCAATGTTCACATACTAACATCAAAATTACTATAATGGGCAACCATTGActgaataaaattattattagggAAAGTTTTGTGATATTGACTCCACTTCCCCAATATGTTAATAATTAACTAGTAATTGTCACAAGGTGGAGGTACATTTGATTTGAAGGTAAATGATTGGTGGTTGCAATTATAAGCACTTCATGGCTAGAGGCAGTAATGGCCAACCATCTATGGTTTAGAACCAAGCTTGGCTAGGGATACACTAACCCTTCTCTCATCAGCAATAGTTTTGTAGTTTTCATAGAAATCTAATATCTCCATAGATATATTTTTCACCTGCAAAATCATAATTACATAATTACTTTCAAGCTTAACAAGAATGAATAAGCAATTAGCAGAATGATGGGCTGTTGTAAAGTTTTTTAGTTATAAACTTGGTCTAACCACATTCATATCCACATGAAGCTCTTCAAACCATGAAGTTGTATCCTTATCTCTGAGTACACTAGCAATATATATGCAAGCCAAAGCAATAAGATGTGGGGGATGAACAAGTATAAGGTCCATCTTGTATGTGTCATTCACAAGTCCCCTGTTCTCATTTTAAAAGTGAAGATCTTAAATAAGTTTCTGCTGATAATAGAAGATGAAAATTCAAATCACACATTGTACTAAAAGATAATGAATCGGTAGATTAGATAATTACCAAGTTAACTGAGTCATATGTATATCATTTAATCCTGCATCTTGAAGGAGCCTGCCAACGAAAAGGTTGAATCACTCATTAGATTTCATGGCTTGTTCAAAAATCTTTGAAGGAAATGAAAGACATTTTAGCTAGATTAATCCAAGCATGAAAATTGAAAATCTAACATGACCGCATAATTAAAGTCAAAAATCTTGTGCAAGATTTCATGAACAAACAAAAATCTCAGTGAAAAATATCTTGAATCTCAgtgacttaattgtaagaaaatGCACAACATTTCAACACTGAGATTTTTGATTCATTACTGTTACCAAAATCTTTGATTCCATATCACACTATTTGATCAAACTAAAGATAAAAGAAAATGCTAATGCAAGTCATCCGAGTTAAATAAGAACACCATACTTACTGAGATAATGAACGGTAAGGATGAAATACAACTAGATAGTAGTTAATGGCTTCTAAAATCTTCATTTCCATTTCAAGTATATCCTTGATTTCATATCTGTACTTTTCATCTGAGGCTATAAAATCAAAGAGGTGGTTTTCAGGACTTCAGAGTTTAAACTGAATATTAGCAATAATgattagaaaattttaaatcACATGTTCAGTAAAAAGAGTTTACATTGTTTTTTGATGTAAAATACAAGAAGTCGAGCCTGCACTGTGCTTTCTTCTGCTTTTGCCGCGAGGTACAAACACGTCGGAGCTACAAGACGTGGATCATATTCAATCATACTCTTTCTGAAATCAAAAACAGAAGTTTCTTGAATAAATTGTGGTACATTTCCAAGGGTTAGATTTTCTAAGCTTCTTATGGCTATGGTCATATTATGTATTTTAGGCTCATCCTTGTAGCAGTGAAGTAGATAAAACTTAGTAATCCAAGCATGGAAATTGCAAAGTCTATGTAGAAAACTCCTTCCTACCATATTATTATGCAATCAAAGAAAAATCAACAAGATTCAGATCACAAAGCAATTTTTCACCCAAGGTACCTGGTATACACACGTCTCATATATGTAACAGCAGTAGCTACAACCCTGgggaataagaagaaaaaaagacagTGGATACCAAAGTCAGATAGATTGATGAAagcaaaaaatgaaattttaacAAGAAACATTATGCTAAGATGATGATAACACTTCAATGACCTAAAGCCTGTATAAAAGTCCTAATGTCCAAAGCTCAAACTTGCAGATCGAAAATTGTGTTTTCACAATGAAAATTATTAGCATGGTTATCATTTTGTCAACATTATGATACAAAAGAACTACAAATCACAGATTCAATTCAAACCTCTGTCTCACTTTCACTTGAGCAGCCAATCTCCATATATCTGgggcaaaagaaagaaaaagatgtAGCAAatcaaaatatatgtttattctcataaaattaagggtattaagttgaagaatttccTTCATACGAGCGTGGTAGTTGTAAAGCTTTAATTTTTAGGGGGGGAAATATGATCAGTCAGGGCGATAAAGTAATAAATATTGCCTTGTGATTTTAGGTTAAACCAGAGAGATGGAACAGTGTGATTACTTAGA from Cannabis sativa cultivar Pink pepper isolate KNU-18-1 chromosome 4, ASM2916894v1, whole genome shotgun sequence carries:
- the LOC115713841 gene encoding uncharacterized protein LOC115713841 isoform X1, translated to MVNNFRLFPDQQQKKLRLQELTRMITESMVAIDDSIEKINLKLNPNNPVDVRAQSWNAEEKMKIYTMVYTILSSNEVKGSLSFAIDEYYDKFGRTLRQRISKYVIPSLENHKFGEELLFMSEVAKQWTQMDEYRRNLHIIFLHPEKMVRESLGIFKPLLVDICKANFCDMVWDKFHNEIDLSVTKMMESGVFDNESNNIPLKEEMVKFLNEMKKVSNKKLKKTLNIVKLE
- the LOC115713841 gene encoding uncharacterized protein LOC115713841 isoform X2; translation: MVNNFRLFPDQQQKKLRLQELTRMITESMVAIDDSIEKINLKLNPNNPVDVRAQSWNAEEKMKIYTMVYTILSSNEVKGSLSFAIDEYYDKFGRTLRQRISKYVIPSLENHKFGEELLFMSEVAKQWTQMDEYRRNLHIIFLHPEKMVWDKFHNEIDLSVTKMMESGVFDNESNNIPLKEEMVKFLNEMKKVSNKKLKKTLNIVKLE
- the LOC115714606 gene encoding uncharacterized protein LOC115714606; translated protein: MDPKYGIKSCINLHHHHHHHHHHHHHHHHHFHHHHHHNQLFFLPHHHHHHCHRHVFPNCASLPKTLEPLGSHVHIPNNDIVEASENGGVVVDSSPRVLQEEEDYGLEEEEEDELIFVMTDEWRDFFAKSEAKRKLEKKQAKKGKK
- the LOC115714605 gene encoding cyclin-C1-2, with protein sequence MAANFWTSSHFKQLLDQDEVDVVHPLDKEKGITVEDLRLIKMEMANYIWRLAAQVKVRQRVVATAVTYMRRVYTRKSMIEYDPRLVAPTCLYLAAKAEESTVQARLLVFYIKKQSSDEKYRYEIKDILEMEMKILEAINYYLVVFHPYRSLSQLLQDAGLNDIHMTQLTWGLVNDTYKMDLILVHPPHLIALACIYIASVLRDKDTTSWFEELHVDMNVVKNISMEILDFYENYKTIADERRVSVSLAKLGSKP